The Candidatus Nanopelagicales bacterium nucleotide sequence GAAAGTGCAAGCAGCGCCGTACGCGCCAGTTGATCCAACGCTGGGTCACGCGTGGAAAAGTCACCGGCCGAGCCGAGCAGATCGCCGGTGAGTTTGCGCCAGCGACGCTGCAGGGCATCGTTGTCGGTGACGAAACTGGCGACGGCATCGCCAGCCCACACCGACCAATCCTTGTTGGAACCCCAGGATGAGTTCTGCGGGTCGGCCTTGCCAGCCACTGCTCCCCGATTGATCGCGTCGGCCAAGGTCGTGACCCGAACGCCGGCAGCAGGCAGGAGTCGCAGCACCTGTTCGAGCCACTGCGGCCCCTCGTGCCACCAGTGACCGAAGAGTTCGGTGTCGTAAGCAGCGACGACTAGGCCGGTCTTACCGTCGCGCTGTTCACGCAGGTCCGCCAACCGTTGTCGAACCACCTGCACAAAGTCGGCCGCATCGGCCGCAACGGCCGCTTGTACCCGGTCAGGGTCATAGTGCTGCTTGTCATCCGAATGCGTGGAAGTCGAGGTGACGCGAGCGTGCCTGATACCCGTCTCGTGGTGGAAGGTGTGGAAGTCCCGATACCAGGGCCCGCCTGGATAGCCGCGGCGCGGCGACCAGACTCGGTAGGTCACCTCCAAGTCCCGACCGAAGGCCACCACGTCTGAGTCACCAACCGTCCATGCGTCGGCGGTGGAGCGCCCGACGTGCAGCAACGTTGGGCCGTCAACCATGAAGTGCCCGACCCCGGCTGCCGCGTAGGTAGCTTCCAGCCCCGGTCGATAGCCACACTCCGGCGCCCAGATGCCCTGGGGAGCCTGACCCACTCGCGACTTGGCATCGGCCAGCCCAGCGTCCAGCGCGAACGCCGCCACCTCGTCATCGAGCAGCGGCTGGAACGGATGCGTTGCTGGACCGCCAAGTAGCTGCACGGCGTTGCCGTCCAACAGCGGCCGCAGGACTGCGGACCCGCCGTTGCGCCAGTGAGTCTCGAACAAGCCGTTTGCTCGCCGCGCGAGCGCCGCCTCGTGACCGGCGACCTCGCGTAGTTGCCCGTTTGGGTCGGTCGCCAGTTGATGCGCCCGCTCATGCCAGAAGCCGAGCCACGTGTGGAAGTTCGCCAGACAGTAGGGGTCGTCAAGTTGGGCAGCCAGTACCGGCGTCATGCCAAGCGTCACGAGGTTCTGGCGGCCTTCCTCGGCCAATCGGTTGAGAACCTCGAACACCGGCAGATAGGACGTCGCCCAGGATTGGTAGAGCCACTCCTCGCCCACCGGCCACGACCCGTGGTGGGCCAGCCACGGCAGGTGCGAGTGCAGCACGAGACAGAATGTGCCGACCTCGTCGGTTGCGGATTCGGTCACGCCTGCCCCTGCTTTGGCTTGCGCGCGACCACTATCAAGTCAGCACAATCCGCCAATTGTTCTGTTTGGATGCGGAAGTCGGCCGTCGTGATCGAGGCGACCGCCGCCGCGAGCTCCGGGTGATCGGTCAAGAGCACGTCGCCACTAACGGCGGCCGCGATCTGCGCCGCGACCATGTCGCCGTGGCGCGCTTCCCACTCCTGCAATGCAGCACCGTGGTTCAGGCCAGACACTTTGACTTCGGCGAAGCCCGTGCGGCGCAGCAAGTACTGGAGTTGATCGGCGTCGAACTCCTCGACGTGGAAGGGGTTGGTGGGCTTTGCGCCACGGGCCAATCCGGGCGAGAAAGTCAATCGATTCGGGGTGGACAGCACACAGAGGCCACCGGGAGTCAGCACCCGCAGAGCCTCGCGCAGGAAGCCGGGCAGGTCCCACAAGTGTTCGATGACCTGCATGCTGACCATCGCCGACGTGCTTGCCTCGCGAACCGGGAAGGTGTCCAGGTTGGCCTGACAGGCAGTGAGGCTGCCGCGGTAGTGGTTGTGTGCGTGGGTCACGGCTGACTGGTCGAGTTCCAGCCCCAGCGCCTGCGCACCGGCCTGTGCCAGTAGGGCTGTGCCATAGCCCTCGCCGCAACCGGCATCGAGGACGAGTTGGCCGGCCAGGTCGTCAGAGAATGACTCAATGACCCACTCGTAAGCCACTTCATGGCGGCGGAACCAGTAGTTCTCCGCCGGAATACCGGGGACGGTTCGCTCACCTGTCAGCGGCAACGAACGCTGCGAATCGGTCACAACTCCCACATCACGACGATAGATGCCGCAGGGCGTGACCGTGTGGGGGGCCGTTAACGCGCGTTATTACCAACCGGTAACATCGGACGGGAAGTTGTTTGCAGTGACCCCCTCTGCCACACAGCAGAGCCCCAATTGGAGGTCGAGTCTCGACTATGAAGATCGCAGTCTGCGTTAAGCAGGTCCCAGATACCTGGGCAGAGAAGAAGCTCAGTGACAGCGACAAAACGCTCGACCGCGCGTCCGTCGACGGTGTCATGAACGAGCTCGATGAGTACGCGGTGGAAGAGGCGCTGCAGATCGCAGAGGCCAACAGCGGCGAAGTCGTCGTCATCACCATGGGACCTGAGAAGGCCACCGAGACCGTCCGCAAAGCCTTGAGCATGGGCGCCGACTCGGCGATTCATCTGCAGGACGAGTCGCTGCACGGGTCCGATGCGCTCGGCACATCACTGGCACTCGCGAAGGTCATTGAGGGTCGCGAGTTCGACTTGGTGATCTTCGGTTCCGAATCAACCGACGCCCGCATGAGCGTGGTGCCAGCCATGGTTGCCGCTCGACTTGGGGTTGCCCAACTGACGTTCGCCAACAAGGTGGAGATCAGCGGCAGCGATGTCAAGATCAACCGTCAGACCGAAGCTGGCTACGACGAGGTCAGCGGTGCCACCCCTGCGGTGGTTTCCGTCGTTGAGAAGATCAATGAGCCTCGCTACCCATCCTTCAAGGGCATCATGGCTGCCAAGAAGAAGCCGGTCGAGACACTCGCACTCGCAGACATCGGTGTCGACGCCGCAGCCGTCGGGCTCGCCGGGTCCGCCTCCGAGGTCGTTGAGTTCGCCGCAGCGCCTCCCCGCGCTGCTGGTGTCGTTGTCACCGATGAGGGTGACGGCGGCGTCAAGATCGCCGATTTCCTGTCCTCGCAGAAGTTCATCTAAGGAGTCCGTGAGTCATGGCTGAAGTCCTCGTACTTGTCGACCACGTCGACGGAACTGTCAAGAAGGTCACGCTCGAACTGCTGACGCTGGCGCGCACGCTCGGTGAGCCCTCCGCTGTGTTCATCGGCGACGGTGCCGACACGGCACTGCCAACGCTGGCTGAGTACGGCGCGGTCAACGTCTATGTCGCTGACGCGGCTGAACTGACAGCACACCCGGTAGCACCCATTGCCGAGGTGCTTGGGCAGTTGGTGGCCGACAAGTCCCCAGCCGCAGTGTTGATCCCTTCGAGTGCTGATGGCAAAGAGGCCGCTGGCCGACTCGCTGTTGCTCTCAACAGCGGTGTCATCACCGACGCTGTCGGAATCGACGCCGACCTGACGGCCACCCAGTCGATCTTCGGTGGCGGTGTCATCGTCAAGGCCAAGGTTGGCAGCGGAACCCCGATCATCACTGTGCGACCCAACAGCACTGCGCCCGAGGCTGCTGCTGCTGCGGGTACTCGCTCCGATGTGACTGTCGCGCTGTCCGAGGCCGCCACCAAGGCCAGCACCACCAACCGCGTTGCCGAGCAGAAGGGCGCTCGCCCGGAACTCGCTGAGGCGGCAGTTGTGGTTTCCGGCGGCCGCGGCGTGGCCGGACCGGAAGGCTTCGAGGTCATCGAGAAGCTGGCCGATTCCCTCGGCGGCGCCGTCGGTGCCTCGCGCGCGGCGACGGACGCTGGTTGGTACCCCCACCAGTACCAGGTGGGCCAGACCGGCAAGACGGTCTCTCCGCAGCTCTACATCGCCAATGGCATCTCCGGTGCGATCCAGCACCGCGCTGGCATGCAGACCTCTAAGACGATCGTCGTGGTCAACAAGGACCCCGAAGCGCCGATCTTCGAGTTGGCCGACTACGGAGTGGTGGGCGATTTGTTCGCCGTTGTGCCGCAACTCACCGAGGAAGTTGCCAAGCGCAAGGGCTAGTCACCGCTAGCTTTTGTATTAGTAACGAGCCCGTGTGAAAACCGTGCTCATGGGTGTCCGTCAACCCCGTTAGCACGGTTTTCACACGGGCTCGTTGCCTGTCCAGCGGGTTCCGGACGGCATTCATTGGACCCACGCTGGCGCGCGGGAGCCTGCTGAATTCATCGCCG carries:
- a CDS encoding DUF1957 domain-containing protein, whose translation is MTESATDEVGTFCLVLHSHLPWLAHHGSWPVGEEWLYQSWATSYLPVFEVLNRLAEEGRQNLVTLGMTPVLAAQLDDPYCLANFHTWLGFWHERAHQLATDPNGQLREVAGHEAALARRANGLFETHWRNGGSAVLRPLLDGNAVQLLGGPATHPFQPLLDDEVAAFALDAGLADAKSRVGQAPQGIWAPECGYRPGLEATYAAAGVGHFMVDGPTLLHVGRSTADAWTVGDSDVVAFGRDLEVTYRVWSPRRGYPGGPWYRDFHTFHHETGIRHARVTSTSTHSDDKQHYDPDRVQAAVAADAADFVQVVRQRLADLREQRDGKTGLVVAAYDTELFGHWWHEGPQWLEQVLRLLPAAGVRVTTLADAINRGAVAGKADPQNSSWGSNKDWSVWAGDAVASFVTDNDALQRRWRKLTGDLLGSAGDFSTRDPALDQLARTALLALSSDWAFMVTKDSAAGYASDRHRAHHADFHRLASALEHCLDGDAGARQTALDIASPLRLSDGPFGQLDGRLLHSAS
- a CDS encoding class I SAM-dependent methyltransferase; translation: MGVVTDSQRSLPLTGERTVPGIPAENYWFRRHEVAYEWVIESFSDDLAGQLVLDAGCGEGYGTALLAQAGAQALGLELDQSAVTHAHNHYRGSLTACQANLDTFPVREASTSAMVSMQVIEHLWDLPGFLREALRVLTPGGLCVLSTPNRLTFSPGLARGAKPTNPFHVEEFDADQLQYLLRRTGFAEVKVSGLNHGAALQEWEARHGDMVAAQIAAAVSGDVLLTDHPELAAAVASITTADFRIQTEQLADCADLIVVARKPKQGQA
- a CDS encoding electron transfer flavoprotein subunit beta/FixA family protein; translated protein: MKIAVCVKQVPDTWAEKKLSDSDKTLDRASVDGVMNELDEYAVEEALQIAEANSGEVVVITMGPEKATETVRKALSMGADSAIHLQDESLHGSDALGTSLALAKVIEGREFDLVIFGSESTDARMSVVPAMVAARLGVAQLTFANKVEISGSDVKINRQTEAGYDEVSGATPAVVSVVEKINEPRYPSFKGIMAAKKKPVETLALADIGVDAAAVGLAGSASEVVEFAAAPPRAAGVVVTDEGDGGVKIADFLSSQKFI
- a CDS encoding electron transfer flavoprotein subunit alpha/FixB family protein, with protein sequence MAEVLVLVDHVDGTVKKVTLELLTLARTLGEPSAVFIGDGADTALPTLAEYGAVNVYVADAAELTAHPVAPIAEVLGQLVADKSPAAVLIPSSADGKEAAGRLAVALNSGVITDAVGIDADLTATQSIFGGGVIVKAKVGSGTPIITVRPNSTAPEAAAAAGTRSDVTVALSEAATKASTTNRVAEQKGARPELAEAAVVVSGGRGVAGPEGFEVIEKLADSLGGAVGASRAATDAGWYPHQYQVGQTGKTVSPQLYIANGISGAIQHRAGMQTSKTIVVVNKDPEAPIFELADYGVVGDLFAVVPQLTEEVAKRKG